One window of the Amia ocellicauda isolate fAmiCal2 chromosome 18, fAmiCal2.hap1, whole genome shotgun sequence genome contains the following:
- the clec3ba gene encoding tetranectin, which produces MAFTGVRVLLCLLCVVHASLQQQSPPKKKPAKKDATSSAAIDEIKQQIEDILQELSLLKEQQALQTVCLKGTKIHGKCFLAVNEKKSYHTANDDCISKGGTLSTPLNGDENDSLYDYMRKSIGQEAQVWLGINDMMSEGSWKDVTGTNIKFKNWETEITTQPDGNRSQNCAVLSGTANGKWFDENCRAEKPFICEFNIV; this is translated from the exons ATGGCGTTCACAGGAGTACGCGTGCTGCTCTGCCTCCTCTGCGTTGTTCATGCCTCGCTGCAGCAGCAGAGCCCCCCCAAGAAAAAACCTGCGAAGAAAG ATGCAACTAGCTCTGCAGCCATCGATGAGATCAAGCAGCAGATTGAGGATATCCTGCAGGAGTTGAGTCTCCTGAAGGAACAGCAGGCCTTACAGACTG TGTGCCTGAAGGGAACCAAAATCCACGGCAAGTGCTTCCTGGCAGTGAACGAGAAGAAAAGTTATCACACGGCCAACGACGACTGCATCTCCAAGGGCGGCACGCTGAGCACGCCCCTCAACGGCGACGAGAACGACTCGCTCTACGACTACATGAGGAAGAGCATCGGCCAGGAGGCCCAGGTCTGGCTGGGCATCAACGACATGATGAGTGAGGGCTCCTGGAAAGACGTGACGGGAACCAACATCAAGTTCAAGAACTGGGAGACCGAAATCACCACCCAGCCCGACGGCAACCGCTCCCAGAACTGCGCCGTCCTCTCGGGCACTGCCAACGGGAAGTGGTTTGACGAGAACTGCCGCGCGGAGAAGCCCTTCATCTGCGAGTTCAACATTGTCTGA
- the exosc7 gene encoding exosome complex component RRP42 isoform X2, translating into MEIETDVVSNTDGSARVKLGHTDILVGVKAEIGKPKPMVPDEGFLEFFVDCSANATPQFEGRGGEDLGTEISNTLYKVFNNRHSLDLRTLCISPKEHCWVLYVDVLLLQCDGNLFDAISIAIKAALFNTRIPKVHISEDDEGTKEIELSDDPYDCMRLKVDNVPCIVTLCKIGHRHVVDATLQEKACCMASVLMAVTSSGNITCVRKTGAGSLDPESIFEMTETGKRVGKALHPPLLELLQQEESLGKTRPKVGFLG; encoded by the exons ATGGAGATTGAAACTGATGTCGTTTCAAACACAGACGGGTCAGCGAGAGTTAAACTG GGGCACACAGACATTCTCGTGGGAGTGAAAGCTGAAATTGGCAAACCCAAGCCCATGGTTCCTGATGAAGGTTTTCTGGAGTTTTTTGTTGACTG CTCAGCAAACGCAACCCCGCAGTTTGAGGGGCGAGGAGGGGAGGACCTGGGCACAGAGATCAGTAACACCCTGTACAAGGTGTTCAATAACCGGCACAGTTTGGACCTCAGGACCCTGTGCATCAGCCCAAAGGAGCACTGTTGGGTCCTGTATGTAGATGTGCTG CTGCTGCAGTGCGATGGAAACCTGTTTGATGCCATCTCTATTGCGATCAAGGCAGCACTGTTTAATACACG AATCCCTAAAGTGCACATCTCGGAGGATGACGAAGGCACCAAGGAGATCGAGCTCTCGGACGATCCCTATGACTGCATGAGACTCAAAGTGGACAACGTGCCCTGTATTGTGACGCTGTGCAAG ATCGGGCACAGACACGTGGTGGATGCCACGCTGCAGGAGAAGGCGTGCTGTATGGCCAGTGTGCTGATGGCAGTCACCAGCTCGGGCAACATCACCTGCGTGAGGAAGACTGGCGCTGGGAGCCTGGACCCAGAGAGCATCTTTGAAATGACAGAG ACGGGGAAGCGGGTGGGAAAGGCCCTGCACCCCCCACTACTGGAGCTGCTGCAACAGGAAGAGAGTCTGGGGAAGACGAGGCCGAAAGTGGGCTTCCTGGGATGA
- the exosc7 gene encoding exosome complex component RRP42 isoform X1 — protein MGSVRLGRCAQSCANLLHRNGSHVLVSEIMATVEVSEAEKVYILHGVRDDLRVDGRGCEDYRHMEIETDVVSNTDGSARVKLGHTDILVGVKAEIGKPKPMVPDEGFLEFFVDCSANATPQFEGRGGEDLGTEISNTLYKVFNNRHSLDLRTLCISPKEHCWVLYVDVLLLQCDGNLFDAISIAIKAALFNTRIPKVHISEDDEGTKEIELSDDPYDCMRLKVDNVPCIVTLCKIGHRHVVDATLQEKACCMASVLMAVTSSGNITCVRKTGAGSLDPESIFEMTETGKRVGKALHPPLLELLQQEESLGKTRPKVGFLG, from the exons atgggatcggtgagACTCGGCAGATGTGCGCAGAGCTGTGCAAATCTGCTCCACAGGAACGGGAGCCATGTGTTAGTGTCTGAAATCATGGCTACTGTGGAAGTGAGCGAAGCAGAGAAAGTGTACATCTTGCACGGTGTGCGG GATGATCTACGCGTAGATGGACGGGGGTGTGAAGATTACAGACACATGGAGATTGAAACTGATGTCGTTTCAAACACAGACGGGTCAGCGAGAGTTAAACTG GGGCACACAGACATTCTCGTGGGAGTGAAAGCTGAAATTGGCAAACCCAAGCCCATGGTTCCTGATGAAGGTTTTCTGGAGTTTTTTGTTGACTG CTCAGCAAACGCAACCCCGCAGTTTGAGGGGCGAGGAGGGGAGGACCTGGGCACAGAGATCAGTAACACCCTGTACAAGGTGTTCAATAACCGGCACAGTTTGGACCTCAGGACCCTGTGCATCAGCCCAAAGGAGCACTGTTGGGTCCTGTATGTAGATGTGCTG CTGCTGCAGTGCGATGGAAACCTGTTTGATGCCATCTCTATTGCGATCAAGGCAGCACTGTTTAATACACG AATCCCTAAAGTGCACATCTCGGAGGATGACGAAGGCACCAAGGAGATCGAGCTCTCGGACGATCCCTATGACTGCATGAGACTCAAAGTGGACAACGTGCCCTGTATTGTGACGCTGTGCAAG ATCGGGCACAGACACGTGGTGGATGCCACGCTGCAGGAGAAGGCGTGCTGTATGGCCAGTGTGCTGATGGCAGTCACCAGCTCGGGCAACATCACCTGCGTGAGGAAGACTGGCGCTGGGAGCCTGGACCCAGAGAGCATCTTTGAAATGACAGAG ACGGGGAAGCGGGTGGGAAAGGCCCTGCACCCCCCACTACTGGAGCTGCTGCAACAGGAAGAGAGTCTGGGGAAGACGAGGCCGAAAGTGGGCTTCCTGGGATGA
- the zdhhc3a gene encoding palmitoyltransferase ZDHHC3-A isoform X2, with translation MTALEKIVNNLWRWSTTLRMRSPAHRCRDIERQAGYLQPEHCAPPPPRPRSGTMWFIRDGCGIVCGVITWMLVFYAEFVVLFVMLLPSKSIAYSLVNGALFNSLAFLALASHFRAMLTDPGAVPKGNATKEFIESLQLKPGQVVYKCPKCCSIKPDRAHHCSVCKRCIRKMDHHCPWVNNCVGENNQKYFVLFTMYIALISLHALMMVAFHFLYCFEEDWTKCSTFSPPATVILLILLCFEGLLFLIFTSVMFGTQIHSICTDETGIEQLKKEERRWAKKTKWMNMKAVFGHPFSIAWLSPFATPDHGKADPYQYVV, from the exons ATGACAGCACTTGAGAAGATAGTCAATAAT ctGTGGCGATGGAGCACGACTCTTAGGATGCGGAGCCCGGCGCACCGCTGCAGGGACATCGAGAGGCAAGCCGGCTACCTGCAGCCCGAGCACTGCGCGCCTCCCCCGCCTCGTCCCCGCTCCGGCACCATGTGGTTTATCCGGGACGGCTGCGGCATCGTGTGCGGGGTCATCACCTGGATGCTGGTGTTCTATGCCGAGTTCGTGGTGCTCTTCGTGATGCTGCTTCCCTCCAAGAGCATAGCCTACAGCCTGGTGAACGGAGCGCTCTTCAACAGCCTGGCCTTCCTCGCCCTCGCCTCTCACTTCAGGGCTATGCTGACCGACCCC GGAGCAGTGCCAAAGGGAAATGCCACCAAGGAGTTCATCGAGAGTCTTCAGCTAAAGCCTGGCCAGGTGGTGTACAAGTGTCCCAAGTGCTGCAGCATCAAGCCCGACCGAGCGCATCACTGCAG TGTCTGCAAGCGATGTATTCGGAAGATGGACCACCACTGCCCCTGGGTGAATAACTGTGTGGGGGAGAACAACCAGAAGTACTTTGTTCTGTTTACA atgTATATAGCACTGATCTCGCTGCACGCCCTTATGATGGTagcatttcattttctgtattgcTTCGAGGAAGACTGGACAA AGTGCAGTACCTTCTCGCCTCCAGCGACAGTCATCCTGCTCATCCTCTTGTGTTTTGAGGggctccttttcctaattttcaCATCTGTGATGTTTGGGACCCAAATCCATTCAATCTGTACCGATGAAACA GGGATAGAGCAGTTGAAAAAGGAAGAGAGAAGATGGGCAAAAAAAACTAAGTGGATGAACATGAAGGCGGTGTTCGGACACCCCTTTTCTATAGCGTGGCTTAGCCCGTTCGCAACGCCTGACCATGGCAAGGCTGACCCTTATCAGTACGTTGTGTGA
- the zdhhc3a gene encoding palmitoyltransferase ZDHHC3-A isoform X1 produces MTALEKIVNNLWRWSTTLRMRSPAHRCRDIERQAGYLQPEHCAPPPPRPRSGTMWFIRDGCGIVCGVITWMLVFYAEFVVLFVMLLPSKSIAYSLVNGALFNSLAFLALASHFRAMLTDPGAVPKGNATKEFIESLQLKPGQVVYKCPKCCSIKPDRAHHCSVCKRCIRKMDHHCPWVNNCVGENNQKYFVLFTMYIALISLHALMMVAFHFLYCFEEDWTKCSTFSPPATVILLILLCFEGLLFLIFTSVMFGTQIHSICTDETGIERLKGETPTWQKTPCWEGMKAAFGGPLSLGWFNPFSDLSCEKRQSSRVHAAPQGEIVEEDVIEIQAEY; encoded by the exons ATGACAGCACTTGAGAAGATAGTCAATAAT ctGTGGCGATGGAGCACGACTCTTAGGATGCGGAGCCCGGCGCACCGCTGCAGGGACATCGAGAGGCAAGCCGGCTACCTGCAGCCCGAGCACTGCGCGCCTCCCCCGCCTCGTCCCCGCTCCGGCACCATGTGGTTTATCCGGGACGGCTGCGGCATCGTGTGCGGGGTCATCACCTGGATGCTGGTGTTCTATGCCGAGTTCGTGGTGCTCTTCGTGATGCTGCTTCCCTCCAAGAGCATAGCCTACAGCCTGGTGAACGGAGCGCTCTTCAACAGCCTGGCCTTCCTCGCCCTCGCCTCTCACTTCAGGGCTATGCTGACCGACCCC GGAGCAGTGCCAAAGGGAAATGCCACCAAGGAGTTCATCGAGAGTCTTCAGCTAAAGCCTGGCCAGGTGGTGTACAAGTGTCCCAAGTGCTGCAGCATCAAGCCCGACCGAGCGCATCACTGCAG TGTCTGCAAGCGATGTATTCGGAAGATGGACCACCACTGCCCCTGGGTGAATAACTGTGTGGGGGAGAACAACCAGAAGTACTTTGTTCTGTTTACA atgTATATAGCACTGATCTCGCTGCACGCCCTTATGATGGTagcatttcattttctgtattgcTTCGAGGAAGACTGGACAA AGTGCAGTACCTTCTCGCCTCCAGCGACAGTCATCCTGCTCATCCTCTTGTGTTTTGAGGggctccttttcctaattttcaCATCTGTGATGTTTGGGACCCAAATCCATTCAATCTGTACCGATGAAACA GGCATTGAGCGGCTGAAGGGAGAGACCCCCACCTGGCAGAAGACCCCGTGCTGGGAGGGCATGAAAGCAGCGTTCGGTGGTCCGCTGTCACTGGGCTGGTTTAACCCCTTCTCCGACCTGAGCTGTGAGAAGAGGCAGTCCTCCCGTGTACACGCCGCCCCCCAGGGCGAAATCGTGGAGGAGGATGTTATTGAAATACAGGCTGAATATTGA